In the genome of Kluyveromyces marxianus DMKU3-1042 DNA, complete genome, chromosome 1, one region contains:
- the SIP5 gene encoding Sip5p, with amino-acid sequence MGNVPGKIDGPQEAGIRKQQRSESLNLGNQVPKNGIRNRRATSLVGNLLSASGRARSDSYNGSSSNPYKKKSAKEKEKARERHARHLVVNYNETVDGGFLAPFGCYNFDKLDYDAEVVKALIIDRRLAPFYTPLQEFDESWTREEIIKIVDGLPLHASFPTDPEEFEGVPIGNLADDDFDYLLDKSLSKREQRRQRSKISKARLYFKRVNWQEKASEKFLELKLKERKHESHKVSSLPSDDLKYVLYKDGAECPICFLYFPKPLNISRCCQQPICTECFVQIKRQAPHFPHEEVDPTKEVEPDEMKDPNLLVSEPANCPYCATAEFGITYDPPKNRTTGINGIYPSEYRLSEFSGKDGELSNSSHNNNTSSPNIGGENIQTMRRGSIPAHDPSVITADTIRPDWEVNLNKERLRLARRSANATAIHMSNQLIDPEYPSRHESFSSSIGGPDTPHSPSRRQKTLEDLDDEMVQRAIKLSLQEH; translated from the coding sequence ATGGGTAATGTTCCAGGAAAGATAGATGGCCCGCAAGAAGCCGGAATCAGAAAACAGCAGCGGTCGGAATCCCTGAACCTGGGCAACCAAGTGCCGAAGAATGGGATTCGTAACCGAAGAGCTACATCTTTGGTGGGAAATTTATTAAGTGCTAGTGGGAGAGCCAGATCAGATTCATACAATGGAAGTAGTTCGAATCCATATAAGAAGAAGTCTGctaaagagaaagagaaggcTAGAGAGAGACATGCAAGACATTTAGTCGTGAACTATAACGAGACCGTTGACGGTGGGTTTTTGGCACCTTTTGGGTGTTACAACTTTGATAAATTGGATTATGACGCGGAAGTAGTGAAGGCTTTGATCATAGATAGGAGACTAGCTCCCTTTTACACGCCGCTGCAGGAGTTTGACGAGTCATGGACACGCGAAGAAATCATCAAGATTGTGGACGGTTTGCCCTTGCATGCTTCGTTCCCGACCGATCCAGAGGAGTTTGAAGGTGTCCCCATCGGAAACCTGGCAGACGATGACTTTGATTATCTTTTAGACAAAAGTCTGTCCAAAAGGGAGCAGAGAAGACAGAGATCCAAGATTTCGAAGGCGAGACTCTATTTCAAGAGGGTTAACTGGCAAGAGAAGGCAAGCGAGAAGTTCCTCGAGCTTAAGcttaaagaaagaaaacatgaGTCACACAAGGTGAGTTCCCTTCCAAGCGATGACTTAAAATATGTACTCTATAAAGATGGAGCAGAATGTCCAATTTGCTTCTTATACTTCCCAAAGCCGTTGAACATATCAAGGTGCTGCCAACAACCGATTTGCACCGAATGTTTTGTACAGATCAAACGCCAAGCGCCCCATTTCCCtcatgaagaagttgatccAACGAAAGAAGTAGAACCAGATGAGATGAAGGACCCCAATTTATTGGTCAGTGAGCCTGCCAACTGTCCATATTGTGCCACTGCGGAGTTTGGTATCACCTATGACCCGCCCAAAAATAGGACCACCGGCATCAACGGCATTTACCCTTCGGAATACCGTTTATCAGAATTCAGCGGTAAGGATGGAGAACTTTCCAATTCATCCcataacaacaataccaGCAGCCCCAATATCGGTGGagaaaatattcaaacaaTGCGTAGAGGCTCTATTCCTGCACACGACCCCTCTGTGATTACCGCTGATACTATCAGGCCTGATTGGGAAGTGAACTTAAACAAGGAAAGGCTAAGATTGGCAAGAAGATCAGCCAATGCCACAGCCATACATATGAGCAACCAATTGATTGACCCGGAATACCCTTCAAGACATGaatcattttcatcatccatTGGGGGCCCTGACACCCCACATAGTCCATCAAGGCGTCAAAAAACGTTGGAAGATCTGGATGATGAAATGGTTCAAAGGGCTATCAAGTTAAGTTTACAAGAGCACTGA
- the RPP1A gene encoding ribosomal protein P1, producing the protein MSTETALSYAALILADAEIEVSAEKLLALTDAAKVPVEGIWADIFAKALSKQNIKDLLVKFEAGAAGAAPAAVGGAAGAAGEEAAAEEKEEEAKEESDDDMGFGLFD; encoded by the coding sequence ATGTCTACTGAAACTGCTTTGTCCTACGCTGCCTTGATCTTGGCTGATGCTGAAATCGAAGTCTCTGCTGAAAAGTTGTTGGCTTTGACCGATGCCGCTAAGGTTCCAGTTGAAGGTATCTGGGCTGACATCTTTGCTAAGGCTTTGTCTAAGCAAAACATCAAGGACTTGTTGGTTAAGTTCGAAGCTGGTGCTGCCGGTGCTGCTCCAGCTGCTGTCGGTGGTGCCGCTGGTGCCGCTGGTGaagaagctgctgctgaagaaaaggaagaagaagccaagGAAGAATCCGATGATGACATGGGTTTCGGTTTGTTCGATTAA
- the RAD23 gene encoding Rad23p yields MLVNFKDFKKEKLPIELTEDATILHAKELIAEQKHCEPSQIKLIYSGKVLQDTKTVSACNLKDGDQVIFMISKSKKKAEVKVTESAVEPREESQDASTTATTGAAGAAAPSAAQAPAPATGNPEASTENTQTEGAAATTTDASFVTGSQRNETVNRIMEMGYDRDQVERALRAAFNNPDRAVEYLLMGLPEVSETHHQQEQQADPSSEASAVANEPSQDATHEDNLFAQAEANNSGHGPESGAALGDEEMGTIGLTMEDITQLRDVVSGHPEAIMPLFESLSTRYPHLRETMLQDPQRFITVLLEAVGGSLTDSLAENLGDEQLESSLGDIGEQAQVPAPNVTISAEDEAAIGRLCELGFERTLVIQIYFACDKNEEIAANMLFNNYAD; encoded by the coding sequence ATGCTAGTCAACTTTAAAGATTTTAAGAAGGAGAAATTACCAATCGAATTGACTGAAGATGCCACCATTCTTCATGCAAAAGAATTAATCGCCGAACAAAAGCATTGCGAGCCATCGCAAATCAAATTGATATATTCCGGTAAGGTGCTACAAGACACCAAGACTGTGTCAGCATGCAATTTGAAGGATGGAGATCAAGTTATCTTCATGATAAGTaaatctaaaaagaaggcCGAGGTTAAGGTAACAGAGTCTGCTGTTGAACCACGCGAAGAGTCCCAAGATGCTTCAACGACTGCTACTACTGGCGCCGCTGGCGCAGCAGCTCCAAGTGCAGCACAggctccagctccagcaACTGGGAATCCAGAAGCAAGTACTGAAAATACCCAGACGGAAGGAGCTGCTGCAACTACTACCGATGCCTCCTTCGTTACAGGGTCCCAGCGTAACGAAACTGTTAATAGAATTATGGAAATGGGATATGATCGTGATCAAGTAGAACGTGCCCTAAGAGCAGCCTTCAACAATCCAGATCGTGCCGTCGAATACTTACTAATGGGTTTACCTGAGGTCAGTGAGACGCATCACCAACAGGAACAACAAGCGGATCCTTCTTCTGAAGCAAGTGCTGTTGCCAACGAACCCTCTCAGGATGCCACTCACGAAGACAATCTTTTTGCGCAAGCCGAAGCAAACAACAGTGGACATGGACCAGAATCTGGTGCTGCTCTTGGTGACGAAGAGATGGGAACCATCGGATTGACTATGGAAGATATCACTCAATTGCGCGACGTAGTATCTGGCCATCCAGAAGCCATTATGCCtctttttgaaagtttAAGCACACGTTATCCTCATCTACGTGAAACTATGCTGCAAGATCCTCAAAGATTTATCACTGTACTATTGGAAGCAGTTGGCGGATCATTGACAGATAGCTTGGCTGAAAATCTTGGCGATGAACAGCTCGAAAGTTCCTTAGGGGATATTGGTGAACAAGCTCAAGTCCCAGCTCCAAATGTGACAATTTcagcagaagatgaagcaGCTATTGGAAGGCTTTGTGAACTAGGGTTCGAGCGTACTTTAGTGATCCAAATCTACTTTGCATGTGACAAGAACGAAGAAATAGCCGCCAATATGCTTTTCAACAACTATGCGGATTAA
- the bioA gene encoding uncharacterized protein, which translates to MTVTTDNDSYVFQGLIDRKLPEVQGGKGCKIIVEKNGKVHEDIFDGITGAAVGALGWGDEDIHGIMSEAAKTHTYTFPSLIGNPQSEELAKFYIDNSPEGVFASALWCCSGSEANENAMKIIRQYQVERGQSKRTKIISRESSYHGFTLGALSISHNPRAEQFKEILLDQNELCLKMPVCYPYRFMKKGETEEEYSARLIDSLEKLILDNDPTTISVVLVETLPGSSLGTTPPPKGYLSGIRRICNKYDIVFMLDEVMCGTGRSNPNGKLNCWENFLTPEEAPDIQSVGKTLGSGYVTIAGVLVSPKIKKAYVEGTNMVIGSHTYASHGFNCAVALGVQKKILGNGLTKNIFEKGNLMGAKLQEALLKEDNIVGDVRGIGGFWSLEFVKDRATKEPFPYKTDVAHRFEAICFENGINVMGMQGNIDFVSGDIALLAPSFIITEDDVATIVERVTKSVNDLTAELKAEGLF; encoded by the coding sequence atGACAGTTACAACCGACAACGACTCTTACGTGTTCCAAGGTTTGATCGACAGAAAGCTACCAGAAGTTCAAGGTGGTAAGGGCTGCAAGATcattgttgaaaagaatggTAAAGTACACGAGGACATTTTTGACGGTATCACCGGTGCAGCTGTTGGTGCATTGGGATGGGGTGATGAGGACATCCATGGAATTATGAGCGAAGCTGCCAAGACCCACACCTACACATTCCCATCTTTGATTGGTAATCCTCAATCTGAAGAGTTGGCCAAATTCTACATTGATAACTCACCAGAAGGTGTGTTCGCATCAGCCTTATGGTGTTGCAGTGGTTCTGAAGCAAACGAAAATGCTATGAAGATCATCAGACAATACCAAGTCGAACGTGGTCAAAGCAAGAGAACCAAGATCATCTCTAGAGAATCTTCGTACCACGGTTTCACTTTGGGTGCCTTGTCCATCTCTCACAACCCAAGAGCCGAGCAATTCAAAGAGATCTTGCTTGACCAAAACGAGCTTTGCTTGAAGATGCCTGTCTGCTACCCTTACAGATTTATGAAGAAAGGTGAAACAGAAGAGGAGTACTCTGCCAGATTGATTGACAGCTTGGAAAAATTGATTTTGGACAACGATCCAACTACGATCTCCGTTGTGCTTGTCGAGACTTTGCCAGGTTCTTCCTTGGGTACTACTCCTCCACCAAAGGGCTACTTATCTGGTATCCGTCGTATCTGTAACAAGTACGATATTGTTTTCATGCTTGATGAGGTTATGTGCGGGACTGGTAGATCCAATCCTAACGGTAAGCTAAACTGCTGGGAAAACTTCTTAACCCCAGAAGAAGCCCCAGATATCCAATCTGTAGGTAAGACTTTGGGTTCTGGGTACGTCACCATTGCAGGTGTCTTGGTTAGTCCTAAGATCAAGAAGGCCTACGTCGAGGGTACCAACATGGTCATCGGTTCTCACACATACGCCTCCCACGGGTTCAACTGTGCAGTCGCCCTAGGTgtgcaaaagaagatcttgGGCAACGGGTTGACCAAGAACATTTTCGAAAAGGGTAATCTAATGGGTGCCAAGTTGCAAGAAGCGCTACTAAAGGAGGATAATATTGTCGGTGATGTCAGAGGTATTGGTGGTTTCTGGTCTCTCGAATTCGTCAAAGACAGAGCAACCAAGGAACCATTCCCATACAAGACAGACGTCGCACACCGTTTCGAAGCAATTTGCTTCGAAAACGGCATCAACGTCATGGGTATGCAAGGTAACATCGACTTTGTGTCCGGTGATATTGCTCTCTTGGCGCCatctttcatcatcaccgAGGATGACGTAGCAACTattgttgaaagagttACCAAGTCCGTCAACGATTTGACTGCTGAATTGAAGGCAGAAGGCCTATTCTAA
- the ANP1 gene encoding Anp1p: MLSKGKNRFTSLTAVSLIGSVVAGFLILRILLPTVLQVVPVVSGTSYANRFRNLPQVEYYDLNNYQGKPNGWQTGDRVLFCVPLRDAAAHLDMFFDTMDKLTYPHNLIDLSFLVSDSSDDTMSVLLSHLRKAQSNQDKTKRFGNIEIFEKDFGQSVGQSFSDRHGFAAQGPRRKSMAKARNWLGSAALKPYHSYVYWRDVDVQTIPNTILEDLMHHDKDVIVPNVWRPLPDWLGNIQPYDLNSWVESEGGLQLADSLDEDACIVEGYPEYATWRTHLAYMRDPSGDPEVEMELDGIGGVSILSKAKVFRTGSHFPAFSFEKHAETEAFGKLSRRMQYSVVGLPHYVIWHIYEPSSDDLKHMAWMAEEEKRRVEEQKIQEFYARIWDIGFDDMRDEWELERLQILKNIDPNVLDRKIQVDWSDDEGNGAGSNNDGNNKDSHEVPLEFDPSH, translated from the coding sequence ATGTTGTCGAAGGGGAAGAATAGATTTACGAGTCTGACTGCTGTTTCTTTGATCGGATCGGTCGTTGCAGGGTTTCTTATACTTCGCATTCTTTTGCCCACTGTCTTACAAGTGGTGCCAGTAGTCTCCGGGACTTCATACGCCAATCGGTTCAGAAATCTGCCGCAAGTCGAATACTATGACTTGAACAACTACCAGGGAAAACCTAATGGGTGGCAGACGGGCGATAGAGTGCTCTTCTGTGTTCCTTTGAGAGATGCCGCAGCTCACTTGGACATGTTCTTCGACACCATGGACAAGTTGACATACCCACATAACCTTATCGATCTATCATTCCTAGTCAGTGACTCGAGTGATGACACCATGAGCGTGCTACTTTCTCACTTGAGAAAGGCACAGTCCAACCAGGACAAGACAAAACGTTTCGGAAACATTGAGATCTTCGAGAAAGATTTCGGGCAGAGCGTGGGCCAATCGTTCTCTGATAGGCACGGGTTTGCCGCACAGGGacccagaagaaaatctATGGCCAAGGCAAGAAACTGGCTTGGATCAGCAGCTTTGAAGCCCTACCACTCGTATGTTTACTGGAGAGACGTCGACGTCCAAACGATACCAAACACCATCTTGGAGGACTTGATGCATCACGACAAAGATGTTATCGTGCCAAATGTCTGGAGACCCTTACCAGACTGGCTAGGTAATATACAACCATACGATTTGAACTCTTGGGTGGAGTCAGAGGGTGGTTTGCAATTGGCAGACTCATTGGATGAAGACGCGTGTATCGTTGAGGGTTACCCAGAATACGCTACATGGAGAACTCACTTAGCGTACATGAGAGATCCAAGCGGTGACCCAGAAGTGGAAATGGAACTTGATGGTATTGGTGGTGTCTCCATTCTATCGAAGGCCAAAGTGTTTAGAACAGGTTCCCACTTCCCCGCATTCTCATTCGAAAAACACGCAGAGACAGAGGCTTTCGGTAAACTATCGCGTAGAATGCAATACAGCGTTGTTGGTCTACCACACTACGTGATATGGCATATTTACGAGCCTTCAAGCGATGACTTGAAGCATATGGCATGGAtggcagaagaagaaaaacgtCGTGtcgaagaacaaaagatcCAAGAGTTCTACGCAAGAATCTGGGATATCGGCTTCGACGACATGAGAGATGAGTGGGAACTCGAAAGACTTCAAATCCTGAAGAACATAGACCCTAACGTCCTAGATAGAAAGATTCAAGTGGACTGGTCCGATGATGAAGGAAATGGAGCCGGTTCCAATAACGACGGAAATAACAAAGATTCGCATGAAGTTCCTTTAGAATTCGACCCATCCCATtaa
- the UTR4 gene encoding putative acireductone synthase UTR4, which translates to MSQLKYILDIEGTVCPISFVKETLFPFFLKHVDSVVNTEDPSLQALLKQFPVSQDPVSLKQHIESLVNNDIKDSVLKQLQGHIWEQGYKSGEIKSPIYPDAIEFIKKHESNVYIYSSGSVKAQVLLFQNVEGGIDLTKYIAGYFDINTSGKKTEAQSYANILKSIGVAPESASDVVFISDNHLELDAANQVGVKTLLAIRPGNNPVPDAEKYTSVTDFSSL; encoded by the coding sequence ATGAGTCAATTGAAGTATATCTTGGATATTGAAGGGACAGTTTGCCCTATTTCGTTTGTGAAAGAGACGTTATTCccctttttcttgaaacatGTTGATTCAGTTGTGAATACGGAAGATCCCTCTTTGCAAGCGTTGCTAAAGCAGTTCCCTGTTTCGCAAGACCCGGTTTCCTTGAAGCAGCACATTGAAAGCTTGGTCAACAACGACATTAAGGACTCTGTTCTAAAGCAATTGCAAGGGCATATTTGGGAGCAAGGCTACAAAAGTGGTGAAATCAAATCGCCAATCTATCCAGATGCGATAGAATTCATTAAGAAGCATGAATCTAATGTTTACATATACTCTTCGGGTTCTGTCAAAGCGCAGGTCCTTTTATTCCAGAATGTAGAAGGTGGCATCGATCTCACAAAGTACATTGCTGGGTACTTTGACATCAACACGTCAGGCAAGAAGACGGAAGCACAGTCGTATGCTAATATTCTAAAAAGTATTGGAGTTGCTCCAGAATCGGCAAGTGATGTTGTTTTCATAAGTGACAACCACCTCGAGCTAGATGCCGCTAACCAGGTAGGCGTGAAGACTCTCTTGGCGATTAGACCTGGTAATAATCCTGTTCCAGATGCTGAAAAATACACATCGGTGACAGATTTCTCTTCTCTATGA
- the RPL13B gene encoding 60S ribosomal protein eL13 translates to MAISKNLPILKNHFRKHWQERVRVHFDQAGKKVSRRHARAAKAAKIAPRPLDLLRPVVRAPTVKYNRKVRAGRGFTLAEIKAAGLTAAYARTIGIAVDHRRQNRNQEIMDLNVQRLKEYQSKIIVFPRKGKAPEAEQVLSAAASFPIVQPVTDSETRAVEDNGESAYRTLRLARSEKRYKGIREKRAKDKAEAEAEKKK, encoded by the exons ATGG CTATCTCCAAGAACTTACCaattttgaagaaccaCTTCAGAAAGCACTGGCAAGAACGTGTCAGAGTTCACTTCGACCAAGCTGGTAAGAAGGTCTCTAGACGTCACGCCAGAGCTGCCAAGGCTGCCAAGATCGCCCCAAGACCATTGGACTTGTTGAGACCAGTTGTCAGAGCCCCAACTGTTAAGTACAACAGAAAGGTTAGAGCTGGTAGAGGTTTCACCTTGGCTGAAATCAAGGCTGCTGGTTTGACCGCTGCTTACGCCAGAACTATTGGTATTGCTGTTGACCACAGACGTCAAAACAGAAACCAAGAAATCATGGACTTGAACGTTCAAAGATTGAAGGAATACCAATCTAAGATCATCGTCTTCCCAAGAAAGGGTAAGGCTCCAGAAGCTGAACAAGTTTTgtctgctgctgcttcctTCCCAATTGTCCAACCAGTTACTGACTCTGAAACCAGAGCTGTTGAAGACAACGGTGAATCCGCTTACAGAACCTTGAGATTGGCTAGATCCGAAAAGAGATACAAGGGTatcagagaaaagagagctAAGGACAAggctgaagctgaagctgaaaagaagaaataa